A genomic segment from Spirochaetota bacterium encodes:
- a CDS encoding antibiotic biosynthesis monooxygenase, with protein sequence MITVVATIKIKPGKMDEAKGILKEIVPKVKASEPGTLEYIPHTVRGDDATILFYEKYRDKDALKEHSANLGSSLEKLFPLLEPGMDLKTCYEIV encoded by the coding sequence ATGATCACAGTCGTAGCCACCATCAAGATAAAGCCCGGAAAAATGGACGAAGCGAAAGGGATATTGAAAGAGATCGTTCCCAAGGTCAAGGCATCCGAGCCCGGAACCCTGGAATACATACCACACACCGTACGCGGTGACGACGCGACGATTCTTTTCTACGAAAAGTACCGCGACAAGGATGCGCTCAAGGAGCATTCCGCAAACCTGGGCAGCTCCCTCGAAAAGCTCTTTCCGCTGCTCGAGCCCGGCATGGACCTCAAGACCTGCTACGAGATCGTCTAG